The DNA sequence GAAATCTCATTCCACCATCTGTAGGGATCATCAAGCAGTTTGGCCATCAAGCACGAAAGTGACAGGAAGCCATACAGGGAATAACCAGAGGAGGGGGCATCACTTTCATCATTCTGAACAATCAGGATCAGTTCATGATGGGCATCAGCTTAACGGTTATCATGCGATTGGGAGGCTGCATTTGTCCCTCAAGAGGTCCCTTGTTTTCTTTGTTCACTTGACAGCCAAGTTCCCTCTTGTCATCATGTTTCTTCTCATCATCTTGTATGCAATTCCGGCCAGTGCAGCCATCCTGGCACTGTACATTCTCATTACAGTTGTCTTTGCTCTTCCGTCTTTCCTCATTCTGTACTTTGCATACCCAACCTTGGATTGGCTAGTGAGGGAGATCATTGCATGATATCCACTTTTCTCATTCTCTTGGTGCCTTACGAGATCCCTCTTGGCATCTGCAAGATAAGCACTGTTGGCTTGAAACTTTTGGCATCCTGGCAATCCCACCACGCCGGGCTTTTTGCACTAGCAATATATCTCTTTTATCTCCTTAAATTAACTGCTCCATTCCAAGAATCAATTTGTTAATGCTGCTGTGGAACTGGTTGGGTAGTTAGTGTTGATCTTTTTACTTCAGAGTGGGGAACAATTTTGTCCTACTAGTGTCATTTGTTCTTTGTAGCAGTAGTTCTAGCCCAGAATGGTGGCTCTGCTTTCATTATGGTTTTGTCATAAGACTGTATGGAACTCTATTGCTTGATGTAcatataagttaaatatttgCATTGTGGGCAGAACGGGTGGATTGCATTTGTTTCTAAAACTGAGGGTAAGAAGTTTTCAACTGCAAATACAATCATCTACATCCTACAGTACAGTCGAccttaaccaaaaaaaatgaatgtttAGTTAAAGAAGTTCTGGGAAGTTCACTACATTCATGTCATCCACGAAAAAACTCATGAGGTCATCCActtaaaatacacaaaaaaaaaaaaggaaatccAAAAATTCCAACTAGGATAAAATGAACATCAACCTCCCACGTGTTGCAATATTAACCTTGAACTTAGAAATGTGGAGTTGTGTCGTATTTCCCTGCCTTGTCCTGAAACTGAATCCACTCTACCAACTGTAAACGTTGATTTCTTTATGCTATCTAGTGGTGGAGTGAGTTTGTACGACAAATTCTTGATCGGAAAAAGATGGCGGCCATTGCAGTGCCTTCACCGAAATCTTCTCCATTGACATCCCGGGAGCTGAATTCCAGTTTTGTTAGTGGGTCGCCGTTAAAGAGTGTGTGCTTTCCAGTGATACCCAATAGAAGGAAGGACAGAAATGAAGTGAGTTTGGTCGTTGCTGCCGCCGCAGCTAGCGGCCAGGCTGGTCCTGGAGGGAGATTTTACTTCAACTTCACTGGCTTTCCCTTCCCCCTTGGTCCTTTTCTCAACCGCCGTACTATAAGATACGAGGTTAGTACTTACTGTCAATTCAAGCTGTTTCTGTTGGttgattctttatttttcctttccaTACTACCCAGGTGCTGAGATGTgaagctatttttttttgataaaatgagCTACCTTTTATAAGAAACTGAGTTAAGTGCcaataattgtttataattcTGCTTGTATACAACGTTGATGTGTCGACCAATGCTCAGATTCTGTAGATACTGCTGTGCGTAGTGTTAAGGGTTCTTGCTGTCTGAGTTCTTACTGTTTTATATGTTAGAATTTCAGGCTGTGAAGGATAGCATATGGCTGTTTGAGCAAGAGCAAGCGCTGGGTTTCAGTAGTGTGTCAACAAACATTCGAATGACGGTTATCAAGCTGAAGTCAGGGGGATTATGGGTTCATGCCCCTATTGCTCCAACCAAAGAGTGCATCCAGGTGATCAACGATAGCTGCATTGAGAAATTctgattttcttttggttcTAGACAATCTTTTTGACTGGTGATACTTGAATGTTACTTTTTATTAGGCCAGTCTGTTATAGCTAATGGAACAAGCAGTAATTTCTGTGCATTAGACTAATGGAGAAAGTAAAAGAAGTTACAGGATCAGTCTATGCTGAATGCACTGATCTTGCTTGCATGACTTAACAATGCAGACGTCAGCAGCTCGTTGAGCATTTGTTGTACATTTGAGCATACTGATATGCTCTCTTAATACctctcttctttcatttttgcagCTTCTGAAAGAATTAGGTGCTCCTGTGGAATACATAATCCTACCTACATTTGCatatgagcataaaatatttgttggtccattttcaagaaagttTCCTAAAGCACAGGTGTGGGTGGCACCTAGGCAGTGGAGCTGGCCCTTGAATTTGCCCCTCGAATTTTTTGGGATTTTTCGTGCCAAAACATTGAAGGATGAGGATGCATCTGCCCCATGGGCTGATGAAATCGAACAGAAAGTTTTGAGCTCTCCTGAAGTTGGTACTGCACTtattctatttctttcttgaGTTAATTTGTCCTTCAACCAACCCTAGCTTACAttattgcataaaaatatttgttcttttatgGCATAATGCGTCAGGAATTGGACCTTATGTTGAGGTAGCATTCTATCATAAGCGCACGAGGACACTACTAGTGACTGATGCTGTAATATATGTTCCTAGACAGCCTCCTGAATGTATTAGCAAAGACTCGTTACTATCATCTGCAAAGAATGGCTTGGCTGTCAAAATTCTAAGTAAAGGTAAAGAAGTCCCTGATGAACCAGTTGTTGACAACAAGATGAACAGACAAAAGGGTAAGTTTCATGCAAAGCAGCTTATGATGTGCTTGATGGCTATGAACTGAAGAAGACACATGTGCAATTTGAAGGCTGACATCCTTCAAGGCCCTTTTAAGGTTGTACCctcattcattttctttgattACAGGATGGGAAAGAATGGTCCTTCAGATCTTGTTTCTTGGCCCCTCAAATCTGTTGGAGCCCA is a window from the Sesamum indicum cultivar Zhongzhi No. 13 linkage group LG15, S_indicum_v1.0, whole genome shotgun sequence genome containing:
- the LOC105177300 gene encoding uncharacterized protein LOC105177300 encodes the protein MAAIAVPSPKSSPLTSRELNSSFVSGSPLKSVCFPVIPNRRKDRNEVSLVVAAAAASGQAGPGGRFYFNFTGFPFPLGPFLNRRTIRYEAVKDSIWLFEQEQALGFSSVSTNIRMTVIKLKSGGLWVHAPIAPTKECIQLLKELGAPVEYIILPTFAYEHKIFVGPFSRKFPKAQVWVAPRQWSWPLNLPLEFFGIFRAKTLKDEDASAPWADEIEQKVLSSPEVGIGPYVEVAFYHKRTRTLLVTDAVIYVPRQPPECISKDSLLSSAKNGLAVKILSKGKEVPDEPVVDNKMNRQKGWERMVLQILFLGPSNLLEPNASFSQMSQKLIVSPIVKTLVFSKVPEKVQDWIDRIARDWRFKRIIPAHFAAPINASRSEFLAAFAFLDDLLGERYVTRPSLSLLFTSLLGKAASYFPPDDMRTLSSLDQFLVSVGAVKKTVSGRKK